From the genome of Capsicum annuum cultivar UCD-10X-F1 chromosome 4, UCD10Xv1.1, whole genome shotgun sequence:
agtttaattaaaaaatgaaaggaatcgaattgagagggaaaattaaaattaaaaaaaaaaaagtgaacgtATGTGTGAGGGACAGGGGAATGGAAGTGTGTTTGGGTGGGGTGTGGGGGCTGGAAGGGGCTGGGGTAGGGTGGGGATGGGGATGGGAAGGGAATGAGGGTTGTGGGTGGGGTGGGGCTGGTTGGGATGGGGACGGGCTGGGTAGGGTGGGGGGCTGGGGAAGGGGGAGGGGTTAGTGGGGCTGGGtgggatgggggggggggggggggggggggtaggggtggggggggggtgggctggggtggggagggaaaaaatatattttttaaaatttttaaaataatttttgatttttaaaaatatttttaaattatttgaaaaatatttttaaattaaaaaagatggaggaaaaaaaaggatccttttttaatttttttaaaattataaaaatatttttaattttttttttaaatttaaaaatatttttaaattaaaaaagatggaggataaaaaaggatctttttttaattttttttaaaattataaaaatatttttaattttgttttaaattttaaaaatattttaaattattttaaaatttttaaaaatgtttttaaagtttttttaaatttttaaaatatttttaaatttaaaaagatggataaaaaaaaagggaccctttttaatctttttttaaattttttatattttttatttattttttatttattttaatgttaAATTGGCCAAAGaatgacccccactcgcaccctcAGCCGAGTAGATACACTCTCCTTGTCCTAGTCAAcatgaccttgccacataggcaaggtcaacggtcaaagggtacAAAATGTTGCCTTTTGAatggttcaagggtccagatgacaaacatgtaagtagaagtgtgcaacttacaaaaccgacatagtataggggtccaaaaggtcattttgccttacaattttagattttctaatttcgataaaaatcaaattatgtgAGTTCATTTGGTTGGAAACAAGTTAACTCGGGATAAGAATAACTTACTCTAGGATCGTTATTCCACCTTCAATGTGGAATTAAAATAACACTAAAATCGTGGAATAACTAATTCGGGGATAAGTTATCTCGTGACTTTATTCCAACAAAATATGAGAcaaactcatcctaaaattaattgtGGGATTAGTTATCCCTTATCTCTCGTACCAAACAAGTTCATATAATTCCACAAGTGAGGTATGGAGAGGACAATGTATGAGCGGACCTTGCCTTACTTAGaaggtagattttttttttcaatagatccTCGGCTTGGGTACACCAATAAGCAACAAAGAAAAGATCAAGGCAGACAAGTTGTGGTATGTCTGGTTTAGTATGATATGGTTGTTTTACACTTGACAATAAGTGAAATCTTTGcatcaacaacaaataaatatcCTCCCAATTAGAAATAACATGGAgtttaaagtcataagacaaacCTGAACAACAACATCAGAAGAGTGTAACTTTGTAAAGCTAGCCCCAAATTCTTCCACCGTCTTTTCTCAAACACTGTGCGTCAAAATCTCTGAACCATCcacattttttcctaatatttaagaattaaaaattaattagatatatttatggtaaaatctttccttattagaagtcatcaaaattaattacaactaatactttttctattagtttaagaattataaatcaactaaatttgattttaagaagatttgaaaaacatagaaataaataaatatatatatatatatatatataatcgcaacacaaatatagttcaaattgACGAGTCTCTCTTAGCCTATTGCGACAAGAGAAAGTGGTAATATATGACAAATGTAAAATTGTTGATCCATctaccacttgaaacttctggtggtaaaatatatatgtttatatgtttaagtttacattattatattaaagtgtgaaagatttttgaaaactgatttgaatttttacactttattaaaaatgttcgcaatagataaaatcatttaattttaaatcatcAAATATTACACGTGCGAGTCACATGCGATTAAACTAGTTAgataataaatactaaaatcttcTACTAAGTCTTTTAGAATCTCCACCAAAAATTGTAGGTATAATAGAAAATCTTCTatgaaatatttctattttttgtgaTGCATCTTTGTTTTAATTGGTTGCTGCTTTAAACTTGGGAGATCATCAGTTGGAGATCTCTTGTTTGAATTCTTGTTCTTAGCAAAAAAGCCCACATCAATAATATATATAGTTATCTTAGCTTGGTCCCGAAATAATTGTCATGTTTTACTTTTAAAGAGTCAgttgataaattaattttcagATTAAATTTGATTAGATTGATTCAACATTTTATTTATAAAGTTATATGAAAACTACCGAAAGTTGCAGCTATTCAATTGATTCAACATTTTATTTATAAAGTTATATGAAAACTACCGTAAGTTGCAACTATTCTGATATCAATATGGTGCACAAATACATCTAAAAATTTTGGTGAAAGCGATATCAATATGGTGCACAAATACATCTAAAAATTTTGGTGAAAGTTCAAATGAAGAGAATAATAGATGGAGAGAGTatatattttaaacaaaaaatcaagTATAATAAAGTCTTATTCAACATTTCTCAGAACATATATATGTAAGCTTAAAAATcagcaacaataacaacatattgAATGTATAATCTCATAAGTATAGTCTGTGAGCGACTTAGTGTAATCATAGTGTTTATTCTAACTTGTAAACTAACACGTGAGATTATCCCCAGCATCAACACCAAGTTGTTGACAATACTGAGTGTAATACTCAACCCTTCTAGCAACAGTTTGAGGATTACCACCATCACATTCAAGTCTACCATTAATAGCTCTAATAGTTGGACCAAAACCTTGTCCAGAAGTAATTAGTGAATGACAATTGTTCATCCAATACCACAATGCTGTCTTGAAGGAAATAACAGCATCTCTTGCAACTATGTCAGGGTCATTTAGGCCATCAAATCCAATGGATTTTCCAGCAGGTCCGTAGTTGAAGTTCCATGATAGTTGAATTGGTCCTCGACCATAGTAGTTCTTGCCTGATACACAAGGGTACTCTTTGTTGTCCTCATCACAATAGTCGCCTGATGGACCATTTATCTCATTTATGTAGCACATGTCTGTATGTAAATTAAAATCAAGAGGGAATTAATTAGTCCTAGTACATATGTATACTACTAAAAGAATGTCAAAAACCATATATATTACTACATACCTAGACTACTAAAGCATgtgatttaataaaaaaaagtgataacTTACGGCCAGTTTCGTGGGTGACATGAGCAAAGAAAGCAGCAATTTCACGTTTAGAGTCATCATTAGAACCCACAGTTCCAAAGTTAGGATAAGATTTAAGAGCTTCAAAGAATTTATCCCTTGAATAAAACCCTTTTCCTTCACAATTAGAAGCGGCTTGATCAGCTATCCCATTAAAGAATGCATCAGATACAATATCAGAAACTGAACCGCCATTATTGCCTGATGGTGTAGTACTAAAACATGGCCCCCCTTGACACCCTTCACCACAATAATCCTTTCCCTCTCCACAATAACCCCATTTGCTACAACATAAATTTGCTGCACACCCACAGTTTTGTGCCAAGATTAGTCTTGGTACATCAGCTATTATAGCTAATGCTacaaagagaaagaaatattttgttgatgaagAGAAGTTCATCTTGATTAGTTAAGTGTGGAGGGAAGTCTAGGAAATGCAGAGGTATTTATAGATATGGGGAATTATTaattagttagttagtattattatattatagatgcAGCCACTGTTGTTGAATTGttcaaaattttagtatatatttatgACCATACTTTTTTTAATGGTTGACTTCTAACTTTTTCTGAGTCTTTATGATTTTGTCAAAATGTCAATTATGTTAGGAGCAGTTTTTTCACATTATTCTTTCTCCTTCTAGTAGAATTGAACATACACAAAATTCGTTGAATTATTTGTCTTACTCACATATATAGATGTAACTATGTAAGTAAATTAACACACTTTAATATTAATTACATTTAAAACTGAACTATAATTACATTAATTAACTATGGAAAACAACtaagaatataattatataacgcCATCTCTGAAATTAGGTTTGAATCTTCAACTTTCCAATAAAACGAGAGTTGATCAAGAAGTCATCTAACTTGTGCTTCACCTCGCTCTGTAGAGGGATATTTGCCGTGAATGTGGTGTCGCGCCACTGTGTAGAGGTTAGTCCTTTATGGTGCTTtcaattcaccaaaatatatAATTCTTTGTGGCTATTTCAATTCAACTGAAATAGTCTTTCATGACACTTCTAACGAACGAAATTGGACTTTCAAAACAAATGCTTATATATTGTTATTCAGTTTTTAAACATTCTAGAACCCAAAAGTAAATAGATTGAAAACAATTGGAAGTGTGTGAgcatatttattatttgttttatattttatttagtggtAAGATTATATCACTACACAATGAGaatcttttagaaaaaaattactttGACCATGAAAATTCTTTAAGGCATAATAGTAATATTATTGTTGGTTTAGACTTATTTTTTAAGTTACgaactttaagtaaaataatataagtagaaGATAATACTTTACTCACtatataattaataagataaaaaaaattattctttccaCAACACGTATATTGTTTTACCAAGTAGGCACTCATTGACCCATTCAtcgttaaataaaaaataagagtacGTAAATATAATTGTAACTGTATTACTACCACCATTTATGACAGGTTTAATACGATAAATCTTAATTGTAACTAGTAATGAATATGAAGGTTTGTACAACATTAAAAATTTCTTTAATAAGCTTTGTGATGTTATTAATTCATGGACCGATATGAAACAAAAATATATCCTTTTCGTGTGGACCTATGGTTAGTTAATGAGATGCATAATTTGGACCATAACATTATGGGCAGAAAAAATATCTATGTTCTCTTCAAGCTAAAAATGTGAATTTATTGACGTCTTCTGTATATTTTCCgcctcaaaatatttattttaagttatttcttgatttataaaatcaaaacaaaagcaaTTCAATTTTCTTATTTGTCCTTAAATAATTAGTTTTGTGAAAGTATAAAATATTGTAAAGTTTCTCTGTTGTTAATTTAGTGTTGATAGatacacaaatataatataaaaaataataatacaaaaccAGAGAGAGTATTGTCCCAAAACGCAAAATATCTAAAGACCCGCCTATGTATTTTCTTCAAATTCTCTTAAATTATCAGAAATCTTAATTATCTCATCAACTTAACTATTTGTTAGCCTTTaaataaaactaattaaaatagttGGAAAAATACAAAGAGGGGTATATTGATAGTGTGACGATGTTTATATACtttgaattaattattaaaaatagttaagcaaataatgcaacaacaatgatgaattaattattaaaaatagttaagcaaataatgcaacaacaatgaagCGTaagtgtgtttggtacgaaggaaaacatttttgagaaaatatttttcagttttcttatgtttggttagcttatatattttgaaaaatattttccaaatcaacttattttccttaaatataaaaaaaagacttCCCTTcgaaaagtaaggaaaacattttccaaaactctctttcaaccttactttaaagttgaaatgttcatacaattctcaaaatcatctacctTGCCCCCAATACCCCCATCACCCAGacaccacccctacccctaccaaCCCCCCTTTTCAAAAACAATATGtacattttatttaaaaaatttaaacttttctcTTACCCCCAACCCCTACCCTCCTCCCTaccagccccccccccccccccccccccccgccccacCCCAACctcagaaaaaaaaattaaatttatttttacaaaaattttaatttttttcttcccccTTTCCCCTCACTCCCCTACCTTGACCCCCAGCTCCTACTAACCCCCTCCCCCtgccaattttttaaatttttttaacaaaaaaaaatttaaaactttttcttactcCACCCCTATTGCCTATTCTGACACCCCCACCCACCCGTTTACCAACCCTTTTtccaaaaaagaatttaatttttgaatttattttttaaaaaggaattctaaaatgtatttttacgctttagttaaacactaaaatgtatgttttgaaaaatattatttcattcactaatcaaatactagaaaatatttttcggaaatggaaaatattttccatccatcaactaaatataagaaaacaagtaagaaatcaacttgtattttgaaaaacatcttctagaaaaatattttcgagggaaaacattttccttcgtaccaCGCGCACCCTAAATCCAATGCAATTTACTGCTTTCTCTATGATTTGTCTTTGGCTAATATTCACAGATTAATCTTTGTTTGAAAGCTGATATGTATTGGATAGTGTTGCTCCGGTAGCCATAAGCTTTTGGACTATATATTCACTAGGTTCTTTGTTTGATGCTTTTCAATGATGCCACATGGGGAAACTTAGCTAGTAAGTTTAGTAGCTCATATTACTTGTAGAATTGTTATTGCATCACCGAAAGGAGAGAAATTGAGGGGAGTGggatataatgatcatgaaatatATAGTTTTAATGATTGATAGGTGAATCAGGTTCATGATTTACCTTTATATTATAGTTACAGTAAAAGATCAGGTAATTGTCAAATAAGAAATGCTCGATACTACATGCATAAAAAGGTCGGAGATCGATGGATGTAAATAAGGAAAACCAATCAAAGAAAAACTTACGAAAGAGTAGGATGCAATAATAAGGAAATTCAATTTCTTTGAGTCCTACGAGGAAAGTCTTTGCTCAACTCTAGTTCGCAAGGATGCAACATATAAAAGGAAGAGATCAGGCAATGATCTCACGTGATTGCAACCTAAACTAGTTTACCAAGTGTTTAGGTTGTTGAAATTGAGTTGTAATAATCTCCTGTGTGGATTTCATAGTctgaggataatttttttcatgtaaattttaaaggagcataaaaaaatcaaaaaagtttCAAATGGGACAAGGCGGCTGAAGGTTCATGCGTTGTCCTAAAAAGGTTAACAACGTTAGCTGATGATAAAGTGCATGGTGGGGAGATTGTTTTACCTAAGGTAAAAAGATTAAAACGTCTTACCTTTTGTGTTGACAATCAACATTTAGAATTTACGACGTTAGCTAATGATAAAGTGAAAGGTGGGGAGAATATTTTAcccaatatttataatttttttaagcaCATTTACGTTGATAATCAGTAGAGATATCTATACAAATTTACAGAATTTAGCTTGAAATAGGGACATGTTATGATGAGTTTAATTTGGTTCACACATGCTTCTTCTTGTTTTAATCTCTTAATttgctttttcttctttcttgctACTGTTTTTGGGCTTTTCTTTGCTTTTGTTTACGTAGAGGATGTGATGAGGGGTTGGGATTGGGTGGTCAGGAAAGTGGGGTAGAGACAAagctattaaaatttttgaatactGATTTTATACCAAGTGTAAGCAATTATATATTGgattctaaattttattattttataaattaaaataatccaaaaagaagCAGCAGAAGTGAAAGCATAATGGGAAGTTCATCTTGGTAAGTTTAGTGTGGAGGGAAGTAGAAGAATGCAGAGATATTTATAGATATggtaaattattaattaattagtatTATTGTAGATGTAGCCACTGTTGAATTGTTCAAACTTTTTATATCCTGATCTGTGACCAAACTTTTTTTAAtggttgacttttaatttctttttttttagtcttTATGATTTTGTCAAAATGTCATTTTTGTTGGAGTagctttttcacatttttctttctCCTCCTAGAATTGAACATACACTACACAAAATGAGTTGAATTATAAATTTAAGtcttacatacatatatagatgTAACTATGTAATTAAATTTTACATAATTAAGCATTACATTTGTAATTAGATTATATTATAATTACATTAACTATGATAAATAGATGCTATCATAAACTCATGATATATAATTACATTATTGTATAATCCCACCTGATTTGAAGCTCTCGGCATATCAACAAGTTGAGAGCTGATCGAGAATATAATCAACTTATAGTGCTTTCCACACCTCGCTATAAAGAGGGAAATCTAGCGGTATTCATCAGCGAGGGACATTGCTGTAACGATCAGTTTTtatgatgaaatatgtgaattgtgtgattctgtgtgatttgactattttacccctctccgcagttgcattatggtatttctgggatGTGGGGGGTGATTGACATAGTTCCTGATGCATTTTGGTTTCATTGTTGCGATATTgtagttttttatggcttcgaaagtcttattttggacttatgtgaatatcttttgatcGGACGAATGGCTGAACGGACTACGCCAGCAGatttggaatatcgattttaggttagGTCAACCTTTGGTTCGAGTGCCGGtgcacccgaactcatttcgacctattggtcggaaagttgaaaaattgaaattatgggtgtgggatccacatttggtcgaaacgatctcggatggaaaattcgactttgccagcagatttgaaacgtcaattttagggtggtaacatgtttggttgggttttatggcttttaaacctcatttcgaccctcgatttgaaaaattatgatttcgaattTCAGGGGTCAatattatgaaaatgatgtttttttaaaaatatgatattgtcACTGAGTCCGGAGCGTCTAATTTAGGGTAGTTACATAGTCCGTTTACGTATGTCGAACTCTGAACGGATCCCGGACACCTCTTCAAAGTCCGCCTCTACTTAAAAATACCTGATGCAACCAAATACATAAAGGGTAAATCGGGATTAGGGATTGTGTTTTATGTGGTAAGTTCCTGGTAACTCGAGTGTAGTGTAAATAACCCTTTTTATCTGgtttttgttaatttttcatcttcctcttgagagttaaatcctaaaattagTGTGAGGGCTTAAAGGAAAGCTTATGGGTGCTTGGAAagttagattaacatctattttttgattctcttatgatttaaggtaagaaatcacccctttttcttattaattcttgattaaatttttaaaaattttaaaaaatcttaaggcttgattttaaaccacaatttcactcattttcacttgaataat
Proteins encoded in this window:
- the LOC107856022 gene encoding endochitinase EP3-like precursor (The RefSeq protein has 1 substitution compared to this genomic sequence) is translated as MNFSSSTKYFFLFVALAIIADVPRLILAQNCGCAANLCCSKWGYCGEGKDYCGEGCQGGPCFSTTPSGNNGGSVSDIVSDAFFNGIVDQAASNCEGKGFYSRDKFFEALKSYPNFGTVGSNDDSKREIAAFFAHVTHETGHMCYINEINGPSGDYCDEDNKEYPCVSGKNYYGRGPIQLSWNFNYGPAGKSIGFDGLNDPDIVARDAVISFKTALWYWMNNCHSLITSGQGFGPTIRAINGRLECDGGNPQTVARRVEYYTQYCQQLGVDAGDNLTC